The following are from one region of the Epinephelus fuscoguttatus linkage group LG11, E.fuscoguttatus.final_Chr_v1 genome:
- the LOC125897002 gene encoding leucine-rich alpha-2-glycoprotein-like, with product MLLPKGLSNLQVTTAESDIRSVLAVSHLITENAMKSWCLAFLCLACFCHGALSCPALCKCYHRRAEVVCNEVPLMEYPSEGLPKNTTLLTIQFTNITSISEQHLNATPLLQGLHLYSNHLQNLPSHLLRGVPHVDTLDLTDNKLSDLPADVFSHASLRNLVLKNNLIEKADANWLSDNSSVTWLDLSGNSLKKIPAALLQKLPHLDNLDLANNHLESISADSLHRLTKLERLNLRNNKLNTLDASTFQSTHNLTSLFLSRNKLNKLPQDLFQGLAQLKYLSMDDNQLSHIPTGLFDPLSSLDEDGLDLTDNPWLCDGKVEYLWRWLQKNKKMVFLPETVTCAKPPSLVGRSVMSLTESELNLQS from the exons ATGCTGCTCCCCAAAGGACTCAGTAATTTGCAAGTGACCACTGCTGAATCTGATATAAGGAGTGTTCTGGCTGTGTCTCATCTGATAACTGAGAACg CAATGAAGTCCTGGTGTCTTGCTTTCCTTTGCTTGGCATGTTTCTGCCATGGCGCTCTGTCCTGCCCGGCACTTTGCAAATGCTACCACAGAAGAGCTGAGGTGGTCTGCAACGAGGTTCCCCTGATGGAGTACCCCTCCGAGGGTCTCCCGAAGAACACCACCCTGCTGACCATCCAGTTCACGAATATCACCTCCATCTCCGAGCAGCACCTGAACGCCACGCCCCTGCTGCAAGGGCTCCACCTGTACAGCAACCATCTGCAGAACCTTCCCTCGCATCTCCTAAGAGGTGTTCCTCATGTTGACACTTTGGACCTCACAGACAACAAGCTGTCTGACCTGCCTGCAGACGTCTTCAGCCACGCTTCGCTCCGCAACCTGGTGCTGAAGAATAATCTGATTGAAAAAGCTGATGCCAACTGGCTCTCTGATAACAGCAGCGTCACCTGGTTGGATTTATCTGGGAACAGTTTAAAAAAGATCCCGGCTGCTCTGCTGCAGAAGCTGCCCCACCTGGACAATCTGGACCTCGCCAACAACCACCTGGAGTCCATCTCTGCTGATTCTCTGCACCGTTTGACCAAACTTGAGAGGCTTAACTTGAGAAACAACAAGCTAAACACCCTGGATGCATCTACATTTCAGAGCACCCATAACCTCacctctctgttcctctctcgGAATAAGCTCAACAAACTTCCCCAAGACCTTTTCCAGGGGCTCGCTCAGCTCAAATACCTGAGTATGGATGACAACCAGCTGAGCCACATCCCCACAGGTCTGTTTGACCCTCTGAGCTCCCTAGACGAGGACGGGCTGGACCTGACCGACAACCCCTGGCTGTGTGACGGGAAGGTGGAGTACCTCTGGAGGTGGCTTCAGAAGAACAAGAAGATGGTGTTCCTGCCAGAGACCGTCACATGTGCCAAACCGCCGTCTCTAGTGGGGCGCTCAGTGATGTCACTGACAGAAAGTGAACTAAACCTGCAGTCTTAA
- the LOC125897004 gene encoding leucine-rich alpha-2-glycoprotein-like translates to MTNRRNSAVPFSALKMNLWTLLTVTALAKWAHSCPDLCSCSFTPSGAEVTCSESSLTHFPVDGLPSNTTQLYIRSTKLSSVAASHLSAVPLLKYLQLYNNNLTSLPSDLLTDVPHLETLDLTRNRLVHLAPNIFSHASLRGLVLKDNLFEKADAEWFPGNSGLTWLDLSGNRLSGVPTALLQKLPNLDNLDLSDNSLQDLQPDALESLHRLQTLNLAGNNLTSLSSTIFTNNLNLSQLFLQENKLQDLPATLLQGLQHLEYLLLNHNQLQRFPSGLLGDRKSSFRMILIGNPWVCDEKMEYLWKWLTAYRQNVIFLEEVTCAEPEALKSRPVISLTESELGLHKMENQ, encoded by the exons ATGACAAACAGGAGGAATTCTGCCGTGCCTTTCAG TGCTTTAAAGATGAACTTGTGGACGCTCCTGACTGTGACTGCGCTGGCTAAATGGGCCCACTCCTGCCCAGATCTGTGCTCCTGTTCCTTCACACCTTCAGGTGCAGAGGTGACGTGCAGCGAAAGCTCCCTGACACATTTCCCTGTAGACGGTTTACCCTCCAACACCACTCAACTGTACATCCGGTCCACCAAACTCAGCAGTGTCGCAGCCAGCCATTTGAGTGCCGTGCCCCTTTTAAAGTACCTCCAGCTGTATAACAACAACCTGACGAGCCTTCCTTCAGATCTACTGACGGACGTCCCTCACTTGGAGACGTTGGATCTGACAAGAAATCGTCTGGTTCATCTTGCTCCGAACATCTTCAGCCATGCCTCACTGCGTGGTCTTGTGCTGAAAGATAATCTGTTTGAAAAAGCCGATGCAGAGTGGTTTCCTGGCAACAGTGGCCTCACCTGGCTGGACTTGTCTGGAAACCGTTTGTCGGGTGTACCCACTGCTCTGCTTCAGAAGCTGCCCAATCTGGATAATCTAGATTTGAGTGACAACAGTCTACAAGACTTGCAACCTGATGCCCTGGAGAGCCTGCACCGCCTGCAGACACTGAATCTCGCTGGTAACAACTTAACCTCCCTGAGTTCTACAATCTTCACCAACAACCTTAATCTATCTCAGTTGTTTCTGCAAGAGAATAAGCTCCAAGACCTGCCAGCGACCCTCCTCCAGGGTCTCCAACACCTTGAATATCTGCTGCTCAACCATAATCAGCTGCAGCGTTTCCCCTCAGGGCTGCTGGGTGACAGAAAATCTTCCTTCCGTATGATCTTAATAGGAAACCCCTGGGTGTGCGATGAGAAGATGGAGTATCTGTGGAAGTGGCTCACTGCCTATCGTCAAAATGTCATCTTTTTGGAGGAGGTGACATGTGCAGAGCCTGAAGCTCTTAAAAGCCGACCAGTGATCTCTTTGACAGAGAGTGAGCTTGGACTTCACAAGATGGAAAATCAATGA